One genomic segment of Sphingobacteriales bacterium includes these proteins:
- a CDS encoding MBL fold metallo-hydrolase has protein sequence MLQIARLPFNPFETNCYIVYIEEGSDCLIFDASCHSASEQKKLQTFISGKNLRPTRLINTHCHIDHVFGNAFAHRTWGLLPELHPEELNLLNEETPRIAHLYNLPYEPSPQPALPYLNEGDKVQLGSFVFEILHTPGHSPGSLTFYCAQAQTLISGDVLFHESIGRTDFPPYGSMEKLTHSIKNKLYTLDDKVIVYPGHGQPTNIGHEKKYNPFVRG, from the coding sequence ATGCTGCAAATAGCGCGTTTACCATTTAACCCATTTGAAACAAATTGTTATATTGTTTATATTGAAGAGGGGTCCGATTGTCTTATTTTTGATGCATCGTGCCATAGTGCCAGCGAGCAAAAAAAATTACAGACCTTTATTTCCGGAAAAAATCTGCGCCCAACTCGCCTCATAAATACTCACTGCCATATTGACCATGTTTTTGGCAATGCCTTTGCACACCGCACTTGGGGCTTATTACCCGAACTGCACCCCGAAGAGTTGAATTTACTAAACGAAGAAACGCCCCGAATTGCCCACCTTTATAATTTGCCCTACGAACCATCACCCCAGCCTGCTTTGCCCTATTTAAACGAAGGCGATAAAGTACAGTTAGGTAGTTTTGTGTTTGAAATTTTACACACGCCCGGCCATTCGCCCGGAAGTTTAACTTTTTACTGCGCCCAAGCACAAACTTTAATAAGCGGCGATGTTTTGTTTCACGAAAGTATAGGCCGCACCGATTTTCCGCCTTATGGAAGCATGGAAAAGCTAACTCATAGCATAAAAAATAAATTGTACACCTTAGATGACAAGGTTATCGTTTATCCGGGGCATGGACAGCCAACCAATATCGGCCACGAAAAAAAATACAACCCATTTGTAAGAGGGTAA
- the ccsA gene encoding cytochrome c biogenesis protein CcsA, whose amino-acid sequence MNYIGEWFITGQIGHLCTLISLVAAIVATISYYCASLYNTTSVQLQPQNPESEKQGQAWLKLARGAFYIHATAVALIFIILFYLIFNHRFEYKYVWQHSSLDLPLRYMISCFWEGQEGSFLLWTIWHAVLGLVLIRNAKRWEAPTMTFVCATQIFLAVMLIGIYFFGYKLGSSPFILMRDDTPLAPIFGRADYVSMITDGNGLNPLLQNYWMVIHPPVLFLGFAGVIVPFAYALAALWQRDYTNWALPTLKWTLFAGGVLGLGILMGGAWAYESLTFGGFWAWDPVENASLVPWLVLIAGLHTLLVYKHTGYALKATLILLPLSFLFILYSTFLTRSGVLGETSVHSFTDLGMSGQLLAFLFFFIAITKILLFTRWRSIPDVKKEESAYSREFWMFIGALLLLLIGGMISVDTSWPVINKLLGTNTTITDAVQHYNRYAIWFAILIAILSGAVQFLRFKTSDLKKFAASQIIPLTLTAVLTVAIAWAMGMKYWPYMVMLFASTYAFIANATYFGQKIKSGKMRVAGASVAHIGFALILFGTLISQGYQDVISINTMGIEYGKDFDAKTNAENILLYKNQPVQMGQYWVTYKGEEIKNEIDSYFPVLYEKKQAIDDAPTESFTLRPHAQKNPKMGLVANPSTKHYLHKDVFTHITSFADKTQTESETAEQLKEIELKPGDTAVVNRRLIILNSISPQPQDPRYIALPGDIAAAAHLTVTDLHNPSQTVEVAPVYYIRNSQENFIETTIEEQQLSIRFLKIYPDKNAIKLGLLESTAPQDFIIMKAVVFPYINVLWIGCVVLFIGFMMSLRQRYLEAKRKKQSN is encoded by the coding sequence ATGAACTATATTGGCGAGTGGTTTATTACCGGACAAATTGGCCATTTGTGTACGCTCATTAGCTTAGTGGCGGCAATTGTTGCTACTATTAGCTACTATTGCGCCAGTTTATACAATACCACATCTGTACAACTCCAACCCCAAAACCCCGAAAGCGAAAAACAAGGACAAGCTTGGTTAAAATTGGCTCGTGGTGCTTTTTATATCCATGCTACGGCAGTTGCACTTATTTTTATTATACTTTTTTACTTAATTTTTAACCATCGTTTCGAGTATAAATACGTTTGGCAGCACTCATCTTTAGATTTGCCTTTGCGTTACATGATTTCGTGTTTTTGGGAAGGGCAGGAAGGTAGTTTTTTGTTATGGACAATTTGGCACGCCGTCTTAGGCTTGGTATTAATACGTAACGCCAAACGCTGGGAAGCCCCCACAATGACTTTTGTTTGCGCTACCCAAATATTTTTAGCCGTTATGCTTATAGGCATTTACTTTTTTGGCTATAAATTAGGCAGTAGTCCCTTTATTTTAATGCGCGACGACACTCCACTTGCACCAATTTTTGGACGTGCCGATTACGTTTCAATGATAACAGATGGCAACGGTCTTAACCCTTTGCTGCAAAACTATTGGATGGTAATACATCCGCCGGTGCTATTTTTAGGGTTTGCCGGGGTAATTGTACCTTTTGCCTACGCCTTAGCAGCACTTTGGCAGCGCGACTATACCAACTGGGCTTTGCCCACCCTAAAATGGACCCTATTTGCAGGCGGCGTTTTAGGCTTGGGAATTTTAATGGGTGGGGCTTGGGCTTACGAATCGCTGACTTTTGGTGGATTTTGGGCTTGGGACCCCGTAGAAAATGCCTCGTTAGTACCTTGGTTAGTGCTAATTGCCGGATTACATACTTTATTGGTTTACAAACATACCGGATACGCACTTAAAGCAACCCTTATTTTACTGCCGCTATCGTTTTTGTTTATTTTATATTCAACTTTTTTAACCCGTAGTGGTGTTTTAGGCGAAACCTCGGTACACTCGTTTACCGATTTAGGCATGTCGGGGCAGTTATTGGCCTTTTTATTCTTCTTTATCGCCATTACAAAAATTTTACTTTTTACTCGATGGCGCAGTATTCCAGACGTAAAAAAAGAAGAAAGTGCCTACTCGCGCGAGTTTTGGATGTTTATTGGCGCTTTGTTACTACTGCTTATTGGCGGTATGATATCGGTAGATACCTCGTGGCCGGTAATCAATAAACTGCTCGGAACTAACACTACTATTACCGATGCCGTACAACATTATAATAGATATGCTATTTGGTTTGCCATTTTAATTGCCATTTTAAGTGGAGCAGTACAGTTTTTGCGTTTCAAAACCAGCGACCTTAAAAAATTTGCCGCCAGCCAAATAATACCTTTAACACTAACTGCTGTTTTAACAGTAGCGATTGCATGGGCTATGGGTATGAAGTATTGGCCTTATATGGTTATGTTATTTGCCTCAACCTATGCTTTTATTGCCAATGCCACCTATTTTGGCCAAAAAATAAAATCCGGAAAAATGCGCGTAGCAGGTGCATCGGTTGCACATATCGGGTTTGCCTTAATTTTATTCGGAACGCTTATATCACAAGGCTATCAAGATGTAATTTCGATTAATACAATGGGTATTGAATACGGCAAAGACTTTGACGCAAAAACTAATGCCGAAAATATTTTATTGTACAAAAACCAACCTGTGCAAATGGGGCAATATTGGGTTACTTATAAAGGCGAAGAAATTAAAAATGAAATTGACTCCTATTTTCCGGTACTCTACGAGAAAAAACAAGCCATAGACGATGCTCCAACAGAGTCGTTTACCTTGCGCCCCCACGCACAAAAAAATCCTAAAATGGGTTTAGTTGCCAACCCCTCAACCAAACATTACCTGCACAAAGATGTATTTACCCATATAACCTCGTTTGCAGATAAAACCCAAACCGAAAGCGAAACCGCTGAGCAACTAAAAGAAATTGAGCTGAAACCAGGCGATACTGCCGTTGTAAACCGCCGACTAATAATTTTGAACAGCATAAGCCCCCAACCTCAAGACCCACGCTACATTGCCCTGCCCGGAGATATTGCCGCCGCAGCCCATTTGACTGTTACGGACTTGCACAACCCATCGCAAACCGTAGAAGTTGCGCCGGTCTATTATATCCGGAACAGCCAAGAGAATTTTATTGAAACAACAATTGAAGAGCAGCAACTAAGCATCCGGTTTTTAAAAATCTATCCGGATAAAAATGCTATTAAATTAGGACTGCTCGAATCAACAGCACCACAAGATTTTATTATCATGAAAGCAGTTGTTTTCCCTTATATTAATGTACTTTGGATTGGCTGCGTGGTACTTTTTATTGGTTTTATGATGAGTTTGCGTCAAAGATATCTTGAGGCCAAAAGAAAAAAACAGTCAAACTAA
- a CDS encoding sulfite exporter TauE/SafE family protein, translating to MVLTVLGYIGVMIMGISLGLIGGGGSIFAVPILVYLFRFEASLATNYSLLLVGGTALAGMLQHAKKKLVDYPVLLKFGVPSTLAVFATRFWLVPAIPNQILISTDLQLSKNSFLLLSFAILMLFAAWHMFRTANSSNTKKTNNTIENNNTSLPNQTQFTTIGIFTGCVTGLLGAGGGFIITPALVLFAHLTMKQAIATALGVIALNALLGFAVSLLHPYPLNWPFLAAVLAVALLGIFIGVKLSTKFNNKSLKTIFAYAILLMAVFILINELILK from the coding sequence ATGGTACTAACTGTTTTGGGCTATATAGGGGTAATGATTATGGGCATATCTTTAGGCTTAATTGGCGGTGGCGGGTCTATTTTTGCCGTACCTATTTTGGTTTATTTATTTAGATTTGAGGCAAGCTTGGCTACCAATTATTCGCTGCTACTTGTGGGTGGCACCGCCTTGGCAGGAATGCTTCAACACGCAAAAAAAAAATTGGTCGATTATCCGGTATTGTTAAAATTTGGTGTGCCCAGTACTTTAGCTGTCTTTGCTACACGGTTTTGGCTTGTTCCGGCTATACCAAACCAAATACTAATAAGTACAGATTTGCAGTTGTCTAAAAATAGCTTTTTGTTGTTATCATTTGCCATTTTAATGCTTTTTGCTGCCTGGCATATGTTTCGAACTGCTAACTCATCAAATACCAAAAAAACCAATAATACAATTGAAAATAACAACACCTCCCTGCCAAATCAAACACAATTTACTACAATTGGCATTTTTACGGGCTGTGTAACGGGGCTATTAGGGGCGGGCGGCGGATTTATTATTACCCCTGCTTTGGTTCTTTTTGCACATTTAACCATGAAACAAGCCATTGCCACAGCCTTGGGTGTCATTGCTTTAAATGCGCTGCTGGGTTTTGCCGTAAGTTTATTACATCCTTACCCATTAAACTGGCCGTTTTTAGCCGCAGTATTGGCAGTAGCACTGCTTGGCATTTTTATAGGAGTAAAATTAAGTACAAAGTTTAATAATAAAAGTTTAAAAACAATATTTGCCTATGCAATTTTGTTAATGGCAGTTTTTATTTTAATCAACGAACTTATTTTGAAATAA
- a CDS encoding cytochrome c maturation protein CcmE, whose protein sequence is MKKLHIVAIVIIAGLLAYVVVTSTNYSTYENFATASKLAGNGREFQVVGLLSRPAEMHYDPQTDPNFFSFYMKDDKGLEKQVVYRAPKPRDFERSEQIVLTGQMVGDTFQASKILLKCPSKYIEEGVGAKQGEFTEFSTTK, encoded by the coding sequence ATGAAAAAATTACATATTGTAGCAATTGTTATTATTGCCGGATTATTGGCTTATGTCGTTGTAACTTCAACCAATTACAGCACCTACGAAAACTTTGCCACCGCCAGTAAATTGGCCGGAAATGGTCGCGAGTTTCAAGTTGTAGGTTTATTAAGCCGCCCAGCCGAAATGCACTACGACCCTCAAACTGACCCTAACTTTTTTTCGTTTTACATGAAAGATGACAAAGGCTTAGAAAAACAAGTCGTATATAGAGCACCAAAACCGCGCGATTTTGAACGCTCCGAACAAATTGTTTTAACAGGGCAAATGGTCGGCGATACTTTCCAAGCCTCAAAAATATTACTCAAATGCCCTTCAAAATATATTGAAGAAGGCGTAGGGGCAAAACAAGGTGAATTTACCGAGTTTAGCACTACAAAATAA